The following coding sequences are from one Arthrobacter sp. 24S4-2 window:
- a CDS encoding glycosyltransferase has protein sequence MTMPDSQQPLTILIAADTYPPHVNGAAQFGYRLAKGMTARGHDVHVLACRPDKGKSFTESRAEGTVHRIRSHSVPTHEYFRITFPWEIKKEISLLFDRVKPDVVHIQSHYMIGEHVLYEAERRGIRIVATNHFMPENLNPFLPFPQWFKDIVGRISWKDMGKVMGRADVVTTPTPLAAKAMHQHAFLRKVLPLSNGIDSAAYELREDEVIERHPYPTVLFAGRLAEEKHVNVLIDAVAKTPAELNVHLEVVGGGEVRAALEAQVSRLGLESRVKFLGLASDAELREAYIKADLFCMPGTAELQSLVTLEAMSASTPVLLADAMALPHLVRDGENGYLFTPNDSDDIAAKIMRVLELPAEDLAQMGKASRCMVEPHSIQGTLQTFEDLYYGASYDDKVV, from the coding sequence GTGACCATGCCTGACAGCCAGCAACCTCTCACCATCCTGATTGCTGCGGACACCTACCCGCCCCACGTCAACGGTGCCGCCCAGTTTGGCTACCGGTTGGCCAAGGGCATGACCGCGCGGGGACACGACGTCCACGTGCTGGCCTGCCGGCCGGACAAGGGCAAGAGCTTCACCGAGTCCCGCGCCGAGGGCACTGTCCACCGGATACGTTCGCACTCCGTGCCCACGCACGAATACTTCCGCATCACCTTCCCTTGGGAAATCAAAAAGGAGATCAGCCTCCTGTTCGACCGCGTCAAGCCCGACGTGGTGCACATCCAGAGCCACTACATGATCGGTGAGCACGTTCTGTACGAGGCCGAACGGCGCGGCATTCGGATTGTGGCCACCAACCACTTCATGCCCGAGAACCTGAACCCTTTCCTGCCGTTTCCACAGTGGTTCAAGGACATCGTGGGACGCATCTCCTGGAAGGATATGGGCAAGGTGATGGGCCGGGCGGACGTCGTCACCACCCCAACACCCCTTGCGGCCAAGGCCATGCACCAGCACGCCTTCCTGCGTAAGGTGCTGCCGCTCTCCAACGGCATCGATTCAGCCGCCTATGAGCTCCGCGAGGACGAAGTCATCGAGCGGCACCCCTACCCCACAGTGCTGTTCGCCGGCCGCCTCGCCGAGGAGAAGCACGTCAACGTGCTCATCGATGCGGTCGCCAAGACTCCCGCGGAGCTCAACGTGCACCTGGAGGTTGTGGGCGGCGGAGAGGTGCGCGCAGCCCTCGAAGCCCAGGTATCCCGGCTCGGACTGGAATCCAGGGTGAAGTTCCTGGGCCTGGCCAGCGACGCGGAACTGCGCGAGGCGTACATCAAGGCGGACCTGTTCTGCATGCCGGGAACGGCCGAGCTCCAGTCCCTGGTCACCCTGGAGGCCATGTCCGCCTCAACCCCGGTCCTGCTGGCCGATGCGATGGCATTGCCACATCTGGTGCGCGACGGCGAAAACGGGTACCTGTTCACTCCGAACGACAGCGACGACATTGCCGCCAAGATCATGCGCGTGCTCGAGCTGCCGGCGGAGGATCTGGCCCAGATGGGCAAGGCCAGCCGGTGCATGGTGGAGCCCCACAGCATCCAGGGGACACTGCAGACGTTCGAGGACCTCTACTACGGCGCCAGCTACGACGACAAAGTGGTGTAA
- a CDS encoding cation acetate symporter produces the protein MNPVVAISAFVAVSVATAVIGFYGLRISRTTGDFYVASRTVRPWWNASAIGGEYLSAASFLGVAGLILLSGTDALWFPIGYTAGYLMLLLFVAAPLRRSGAYTIPDFTEVRLDSRRVRRVTSLVVVVVGWLYIVPQLHGAALTIRITTGLPSWVGSVAVVIVVCLTVVAGGMRSITFVQAFQYWLKLTALAVPIVFIALVLAGNGTPAIAEANANPTGLAPSGPYQNISLLVALLFGTLGLPHVLVRFYTNPDGHSARRTTLIVLGLLSVFYLFPTAYGLAGRMFAPGLAEGGRADALVLLLPGRLVGGPAGDMLSALVVAGAFAAFLSTTSGLVVSLAGVISQDVLGGSVRGFRLAALISATVPLGFAFTTDSLALAGSVGLVFAFTASTICPALLLGIWWRGLTDAGAIAGMATGGVLCGGAMVAGAVSGSGTATPAWLAQPAAWTVPAAFAVMILVSRATKARVPRTLTRVMTRLHTPERPLATER, from the coding sequence TTGAACCCGGTAGTGGCCATCTCGGCCTTCGTTGCCGTGTCCGTGGCCACGGCCGTCATCGGGTTTTACGGCTTGCGCATTTCCCGTACCACCGGCGACTTCTACGTGGCGTCCCGGACAGTCAGGCCCTGGTGGAATGCGTCCGCGATCGGCGGCGAATACCTCTCTGCGGCCAGCTTCCTGGGCGTGGCCGGACTGATCCTGCTCTCCGGCACCGACGCGCTCTGGTTTCCCATCGGCTACACCGCCGGATACCTCATGCTGCTGCTCTTCGTTGCCGCCCCGCTACGGCGCTCCGGTGCCTATACGATTCCGGATTTCACCGAAGTACGCCTGGATTCGCGCCGGGTCCGCCGCGTCACCAGCCTCGTGGTTGTGGTGGTGGGCTGGCTGTACATTGTGCCGCAGCTCCACGGCGCCGCCCTGACCATTCGGATCACCACGGGCCTGCCGTCCTGGGTGGGATCGGTGGCGGTGGTCATCGTGGTGTGCCTCACCGTGGTTGCCGGCGGAATGCGCTCCATCACCTTTGTGCAGGCTTTCCAGTACTGGCTGAAGCTGACTGCGCTGGCGGTACCGATCGTGTTTATCGCCCTGGTCCTCGCCGGCAACGGGACTCCGGCAATCGCCGAAGCCAATGCCAATCCCACCGGCCTTGCCCCGTCCGGCCCTTACCAAAACATCTCGTTGTTGGTTGCCCTGCTCTTCGGCACCCTTGGGCTGCCGCATGTCCTGGTGCGGTTCTACACCAACCCCGATGGGCATTCAGCGCGCCGCACCACGCTGATCGTTCTGGGACTGCTTTCCGTTTTCTATCTGTTCCCCACGGCGTACGGGTTGGCGGGACGGATGTTCGCTCCCGGCCTGGCGGAGGGCGGCAGGGCGGATGCCCTGGTCCTCCTGTTGCCCGGCAGGCTGGTCGGCGGGCCGGCCGGCGACATGCTCTCCGCCCTCGTGGTGGCGGGTGCCTTCGCGGCGTTCCTGTCCACCACGTCGGGCCTGGTGGTGTCCCTCGCCGGCGTCATCAGCCAGGACGTGCTGGGCGGAAGTGTCCGGGGCTTCCGGCTGGCGGCACTGATTTCAGCAACCGTGCCGCTCGGCTTCGCCTTCACAACCGACTCGCTGGCACTGGCCGGCAGCGTGGGCCTGGTTTTCGCGTTCACCGCTTCGACGATCTGCCCCGCACTGCTGCTGGGGATCTGGTGGCGCGGCCTCACCGACGCGGGAGCGATTGCCGGCATGGCGACCGGCGGGGTCCTCTGCGGCGGGGCTATGGTGGCCGGAGCCGTGTCCGGGTCGGGCACGGCCACTCCGGCCTGGCTGGCCCAGCCGGCCGCCTGGACCGTGCCGGCAGCATTCGCTGTGATGATCCTGGTGTCCCGTGCCACGAAGGCCCGTGTGCCGCGGACCCTGACCAGGGTGATGACTAGGCTCCACACGCCGGAACGGCCGCTGGCGACCGAACGCTAA
- a CDS encoding M23 family metallopeptidase, with protein MKARAIPAAILLSVAAIAPASGAAVTPGPWSWPLTPRPAVLRAFDPPDKPWMSGHRGVDLQAAGDGAPVTSPESGTVSFVGVVVDRPVITIDHGGGLRSSFEPVQSSLSAGAVVAKGDVIGTVLPGHCAAIPCVHWGVRRGEDYVNPLSFVTDLRPSILLPPGVPGRG; from the coding sequence ATGAAAGCCCGAGCCATCCCGGCCGCCATCCTGCTGTCCGTCGCAGCCATCGCCCCGGCGTCCGGCGCAGCCGTCACACCCGGCCCCTGGAGCTGGCCGCTGACACCCAGGCCGGCCGTGCTCCGCGCATTCGATCCCCCGGACAAGCCGTGGATGAGCGGGCACCGCGGCGTTGACCTTCAGGCAGCGGGCGACGGCGCCCCGGTCACCTCGCCGGAGTCCGGAACGGTCAGCTTCGTGGGGGTGGTGGTGGACCGGCCGGTGATCACCATCGACCACGGCGGCGGCCTGCGCAGCAGTTTCGAACCTGTGCAGAGCAGCCTTTCGGCCGGTGCCGTGGTGGCCAAGGGCGACGTGATCGGAACAGTCCTGCCGGGGCACTGCGCCGCAATTCCCTGCGTGCACTGGGGTGTGCGCCGGGGCGAAGACTACGTCAATCCGTTGTCCTTCGTGACGGACCTGCGGCCCTCAATCCTGCTCCCGCCGGGCGTGCCGGGAAGAGGATGA
- the rpsB gene encoding 30S ribosomal protein S2, whose translation MPVVTMRQLLDSGVHFGHQTRRWNPKMKRFIFTERNGIYIIDLQQSLSYIDRAYEFVKATVAHGGTVLFVGTKKQAQESIAEQATRVGQPYVNQRWLGGMLTNFQTVSKRIQRMKELEEIDFDDVAGSAYTKKELLLLRRELTKLETNLGGIRNLTKAPSVLWIVDTKKEHLAVDEAKKLNIPVVAILDTNCDPDEVDFPIPGNDDAIRSVNLLTRVVADAVAEGLIARNQRATGTTEAPEEPLAEWERELLEGSKAEEAPAAAEAPAAAEAPAAAEEAPAAAEATEPAAGEADAAK comes from the coding sequence ATGCCCGTCGTAACTATGCGCCAGCTGCTTGACAGCGGCGTCCACTTTGGACACCAGACCCGTCGTTGGAACCCGAAGATGAAGCGATTCATCTTCACGGAGCGCAACGGCATCTACATCATTGACCTGCAGCAGTCGCTGTCCTACATCGACCGTGCCTACGAGTTCGTGAAGGCCACCGTTGCACACGGCGGCACCGTTCTCTTCGTCGGCACCAAGAAGCAGGCGCAGGAATCCATCGCTGAGCAGGCCACCCGCGTTGGCCAGCCGTACGTCAACCAGCGTTGGCTCGGCGGTATGCTGACCAACTTCCAGACGGTCTCCAAGCGCATCCAGCGCATGAAGGAACTCGAAGAGATTGACTTCGACGACGTCGCCGGTTCCGCATACACCAAGAAGGAACTGCTGCTCCTTCGCCGCGAACTCACCAAGCTCGAGACCAACCTCGGCGGTATCCGCAACCTGACCAAGGCACCGTCCGTGCTCTGGATCGTGGACACCAAGAAGGAGCACCTCGCGGTTGACGAGGCCAAGAAGCTGAACATCCCGGTTGTTGCCATCCTCGACACCAACTGCGATCCCGACGAAGTCGACTTCCCGATCCCGGGCAACGACGACGCCATCCGCTCCGTGAACCTGCTGACCCGCGTTGTTGCCGACGCTGTTGCAGAGGGCCTGATCGCCCGCAACCAGCGCGCGACCGGCACCACCGAAGCTCCGGAAGAGCCGCTGGCTGAGTGGGAGCGCGAGCTCCTCGAAGGCAGCAAGGCCGAAGAAGCTCCGGCTGCTGCAGAGGCTCCGGCCGCTGCAGAAGCTCCCGCTGCTGCAGAGGAGGCCCCGGCGGCTGCCGAGGCCACCGAGCCCGCCGCCGGCGAAGCCGACGCTGCCAAGTAG
- the frr gene encoding ribosome recycling factor, whose protein sequence is MIEETLLEAGDKMDKAVEVAKEDFASIRTGRATPGLYNRVLVDYYGSPTPLQQLASFAVPDARTILITPFDKTALRDIERALSDSEVGANPSNDGNVIRITIPELTKERRKEYVKIVKAKGEDAKVSIRNIRRKAKETLDKLVKDGEAGEDEGSRGEKELDAMTKAHVDGIDDLLKRKEAELLEV, encoded by the coding sequence GTGATCGAAGAGACCTTGCTCGAAGCCGGGGACAAGATGGACAAGGCTGTCGAGGTAGCCAAGGAAGACTTCGCCTCGATCCGGACCGGCCGTGCCACGCCAGGGCTCTACAACCGGGTGCTCGTGGACTACTACGGCTCGCCCACCCCGCTGCAGCAGCTGGCATCGTTCGCCGTTCCGGACGCCCGCACCATCCTGATCACCCCGTTCGACAAGACCGCCCTGCGCGATATTGAACGTGCCCTCAGCGACTCCGAAGTGGGCGCCAACCCGTCCAACGACGGCAATGTCATCCGGATCACCATCCCCGAGCTGACCAAGGAACGCCGCAAGGAATACGTCAAGATCGTCAAGGCCAAGGGCGAGGACGCCAAGGTGTCCATCCGCAACATCCGCCGCAAGGCCAAGGAAACCCTGGACAAGCTGGTCAAGGACGGCGAAGCCGGCGAGGATGAAGGCTCACGCGGCGAGAAGGAACTCGACGCTATGACCAAAGCACACGTGGACGGCATCGACGATCTGCTGAAGCGCAAGGAAGCCGAGCTGCTCGAGGTCTGA
- the pyrH gene encoding UMP kinase, with product METVNNSVQSEKSRRRVLLKLSGEVFGGGKLGVDPDTVRGVAKQIAAAVPDVEVAIVVGGGNFFRGAELSQSGMDRSRADYMGMLGTVMNCLALQDFLEQAGVETRVQSAITMGQVAEAYIPRRAIRHMEKGRVVIFGAGAGLPYFSTDTVAAQRALEVHADVVLMAKSGVDGVYTADPKKDPSAEKLDRLSYDDALRRDIRVMDQTAMTMCKDNNLTMVVFGMEGEGNVTRAIRGEDLGTVVTP from the coding sequence ATGGAAACCGTCAACAATTCTGTCCAGTCAGAGAAGAGCCGGCGTCGCGTCCTCCTGAAACTTTCCGGCGAGGTCTTCGGTGGCGGAAAGCTGGGCGTGGACCCGGACACCGTCCGCGGGGTCGCCAAGCAGATCGCCGCAGCAGTTCCCGACGTCGAAGTGGCGATCGTGGTGGGTGGCGGCAATTTCTTCCGCGGCGCTGAGCTGTCCCAGAGCGGCATGGACCGCTCCCGTGCGGACTACATGGGCATGCTGGGCACCGTGATGAACTGCCTCGCTCTCCAGGATTTCCTGGAACAGGCAGGCGTTGAGACCCGCGTGCAGAGCGCCATCACCATGGGCCAGGTTGCCGAGGCATACATTCCCCGCCGCGCCATCCGCCACATGGAAAAGGGCCGCGTCGTTATCTTCGGCGCAGGCGCCGGGCTGCCGTACTTCTCCACCGACACCGTGGCCGCCCAGCGTGCGCTGGAAGTCCACGCCGACGTCGTGCTCATGGCCAAAAGCGGAGTCGACGGCGTCTACACCGCAGACCCGAAAAAGGACCCCAGTGCCGAAAAGCTGGACCGGCTCAGCTATGACGATGCCCTGCGCCGCGACATCCGCGTCATGGACCAGACAGCCATGACCATGTGCAAGGACAACAACCTCACCATGGTGGTGTTCGGCATGGAAGGCGAAGGCAACGTGACCCGGGCCATCCGCGGCGAGGACCTGGGCACCGTAGTCACCCCCTAG
- the tsf gene encoding translation elongation factor Ts has protein sequence MANYTAADIKALRERTGAGMMDVKKALDEANGDAEKAIEIIRIKGLKGATKREGRSTAEGLVAAKVDGGVGVMIEVNCETDFVAKADKFIQLADKVLAVAVESGAADIETLLATEVDGKPLSEVVVEEGAILGEKVVVRRVARIEGGTVDAYLHKTSKDLPAQVGVLFAVDGEGEGAATAAHDVAVHVAAMAPNYLTREDVPAELVESERRIAEETAKAEGKPEAAMTKIVEGRVTGFYKGEVLVDQAFAKDAKKSVAQVLEEAGVKATNFARFRVGS, from the coding sequence ATGGCGAACTACACTGCCGCTGATATCAAGGCTCTGCGTGAGCGCACGGGCGCCGGCATGATGGATGTCAAGAAGGCTCTTGACGAAGCCAACGGTGACGCCGAAAAGGCCATCGAGATCATCCGCATCAAGGGCCTCAAGGGCGCTACCAAGCGTGAAGGCCGCTCCACCGCAGAAGGCCTGGTTGCTGCCAAGGTTGACGGCGGCGTCGGCGTAATGATCGAAGTCAACTGCGAGACCGACTTCGTGGCCAAGGCTGACAAGTTCATCCAGCTGGCCGACAAGGTCCTGGCCGTCGCAGTCGAGTCCGGCGCAGCCGACATCGAAACCCTGCTGGCCACCGAAGTTGACGGCAAGCCGCTGTCCGAGGTTGTCGTCGAAGAGGGCGCAATCCTGGGCGAAAAGGTTGTTGTCCGCCGTGTTGCCCGCATCGAGGGCGGCACCGTTGACGCGTACCTGCACAAGACCTCCAAGGACCTCCCGGCCCAGGTCGGCGTCCTGTTCGCCGTTGACGGCGAAGGCGAAGGTGCCGCAACCGCAGCTCACGACGTCGCCGTCCACGTTGCCGCCATGGCTCCGAACTACCTGACCCGTGAAGACGTTCCGGCTGAGCTGGTTGAGTCCGAGCGCCGCATCGCCGAGGAAACGGCCAAGGCCGAAGGCAAGCCCGAGGCAGCCATGACCAAGATCGTGGAAGGCCGTGTCACGGGCTTCTACAAGGGTGAGGTGCTGGTTGACCAGGCATTCGCCAAGGATGCCAAGAAGTCTGTGGCGCAGGTCCTCGAAGAGGCCGGCGTCAAGGCTACGAACTTCGCGCGTTTCCGCGTCGGTTCCTAG
- a CDS encoding phosphatidate cytidylyltransferase, translated as MNQAEQGPGPGVRARGKQRSNPTPKAGRNLPAATAVGLAMLFAVLGGLLFLPLGFVLVTTTFAVFGVWEIFRALEVSGTRLPIVPVMVGTVGMPLAAYFGGVESLLFALLASSVAVLLWRTIESAAGSARSIFAGVFTLAWVPFFISFAILPLHAVGSATPVGLWPGGVIPNGAWQIATMLLLVVSNDTFGYLVGASFGKNPMAPKISPKKSWEGFAGSIAGAIVVGVLACLFVLDKPWWVGVLLAVGMVAAATTGDLAESMVKRELGIKDMSSILPGHGGVMDRLDSIVFASPAAFILFTAVSGA; from the coding sequence ATGAATCAGGCAGAGCAGGGGCCCGGACCGGGGGTCCGGGCCCGGGGGAAGCAGCGCTCCAACCCGACACCGAAGGCCGGAAGAAACCTTCCCGCCGCCACCGCGGTGGGTCTCGCGATGCTTTTCGCCGTATTGGGGGGCCTCCTCTTCCTGCCGCTCGGATTTGTCCTGGTCACCACCACCTTCGCGGTGTTCGGCGTGTGGGAGATCTTCCGGGCGCTCGAGGTGAGCGGGACCCGGCTGCCCATCGTGCCAGTCATGGTGGGCACTGTGGGCATGCCGCTGGCGGCATACTTTGGCGGAGTCGAGAGCCTGCTGTTTGCGTTGCTTGCCAGCAGCGTTGCGGTGCTGCTGTGGCGCACCATTGAGAGCGCCGCCGGGTCCGCACGCAGTATCTTTGCCGGAGTCTTCACCTTGGCGTGGGTGCCCTTCTTCATCAGTTTCGCGATCCTGCCGCTGCATGCGGTGGGGAGCGCCACACCCGTGGGCCTCTGGCCCGGCGGAGTGATTCCCAACGGGGCGTGGCAGATCGCCACGATGCTCCTGCTGGTGGTCTCCAACGACACGTTCGGCTATCTTGTGGGGGCGTCCTTCGGGAAGAATCCCATGGCGCCGAAGATCAGCCCGAAGAAATCCTGGGAGGGCTTTGCCGGCTCGATCGCCGGGGCCATCGTCGTCGGCGTCCTGGCCTGCCTTTTCGTACTGGACAAGCCCTGGTGGGTCGGAGTCTTGCTCGCCGTGGGCATGGTGGCAGCGGCGACAACCGGGGACCTCGCCGAATCCATGGTGAAACGCGAACTTGGCATCAAGGACATGAGCAGCATCCTGCCCGGCCACGGCGGCGTCATGGACCGCCTGGATTCAATCGTCTTCGCCTCTCCGGCGGCGTTTATCCTGTTCACAGCCGTTTCGGGAGCCTGA
- a CDS encoding acyl-CoA dehydrogenase family protein, with translation MSKAAIDINNLPYADGDFFAFEQLLSGKEQDRLAEVREFLAREVKPIAVDCWNRAEFPMDLIPKLAEIDLVSPVRRQGYSNLFAGILHAEATRADTSIATFMGVHDGLFTGSIEALASQEQQDAWLPDIYSLKKIGAFGLTEPLGGSDVAGGTRTTARREGGNWILNGAKRWIGNATFSDWVVIYARDLADSQVKGFLVDTRTEGYSATKIENKISLRTVQNADITLENVVVPDFFKLANANSFRDTNKVLKVTRLAVAWQAVGQQLAAFDVARRYAVERSQFGRPIASFQLVQNQLVQILGNAVSSMGMMVRLSQLEDAGEAKDEQSALAKAFTTARMRESVAIGRSLLGGNGIVTDFEMAKIFSDAEAIYSYEGTHEINTLVTGRAITGISAIV, from the coding sequence ATGTCCAAAGCTGCAATCGACATCAACAACCTGCCGTACGCCGACGGGGACTTCTTCGCCTTCGAGCAGCTGCTCAGCGGCAAGGAGCAGGACAGACTGGCCGAAGTCCGGGAGTTCCTGGCCCGCGAGGTCAAGCCCATCGCCGTCGACTGCTGGAACCGTGCCGAGTTTCCCATGGACCTGATTCCGAAGCTGGCCGAGATCGACCTCGTCAGTCCCGTGCGGCGCCAGGGCTACTCCAACCTCTTTGCCGGCATCCTGCACGCCGAGGCCACCCGCGCGGACACCTCCATCGCTACGTTCATGGGAGTCCACGACGGCCTCTTCACAGGGTCCATCGAAGCCCTCGCCTCACAGGAGCAGCAGGATGCCTGGCTGCCCGACATTTACTCGCTCAAGAAGATCGGCGCCTTTGGGCTGACCGAACCGCTGGGCGGGTCCGACGTCGCCGGCGGTACCCGCACCACTGCGCGGCGTGAGGGCGGCAACTGGATCCTGAACGGCGCCAAGCGCTGGATCGGGAACGCCACGTTCTCCGACTGGGTGGTCATCTACGCCAGGGACCTCGCCGACAGCCAGGTCAAGGGCTTCCTGGTGGACACCCGGACCGAGGGCTACAGCGCCACGAAGATCGAAAACAAGATCTCGCTGCGTACCGTGCAGAACGCCGACATCACGCTGGAGAACGTGGTGGTGCCGGACTTCTTCAAGCTGGCCAACGCCAACAGCTTCCGCGACACGAACAAGGTCCTGAAAGTCACCCGCCTCGCCGTTGCCTGGCAGGCCGTCGGCCAGCAGCTCGCGGCTTTCGATGTCGCCCGCCGCTACGCCGTGGAGCGCAGCCAGTTCGGCCGTCCGATTGCATCCTTCCAGCTGGTCCAGAACCAGCTGGTGCAGATCCTGGGCAACGCCGTCAGCTCCATGGGCATGATGGTCCGGCTCTCGCAGCTGGAGGATGCCGGCGAGGCCAAGGACGAACAATCCGCGCTCGCCAAGGCCTTCACGACGGCGCGGATGCGCGAAAGCGTGGCCATTGGCCGCAGCCTCCTCGGCGGCAACGGCATAGTGACGGACTTCGAGATGGCCAAGATCTTCTCCGACGCCGAGGCCATCTACTCCTATGAGGGCACCCACGAGATCAACACGCTGGTGACGGGGCGGGCAATTACGGGCATTTCCGCGATCGTGTAG
- a CDS encoding DMT family transporter codes for MVGLAVFLAVLGAFCLAFGAQRQGSAVKADTGGLALSSYGFLRLLRNPRWVFGLLLLCAGMAMNAVALVSAPLTVVQPIGAIALVITTIVNAKDQGLSINRATVVAISACVTGSAMFVLLAVNVTQENHHVSFDDELTIVLLLALAVGLFGTLALVFKHRMSAFIYILGAGVLFGFVAVLTRIIGKHLLDPNGLALLNVQWYSVVAIVAAGGLGSWFVQSAYSGGPPDLVIAGLTVIDPIVGIAIGIAILGELRPDVHAVLAIAMGTAASLAIVGVIALSRHHPEVTKRKKDARKAAGRVP; via the coding sequence ATGGTGGGGCTGGCCGTCTTCCTGGCCGTGCTCGGCGCCTTTTGCCTGGCATTCGGCGCGCAGCGCCAGGGAAGCGCCGTCAAGGCGGACACCGGCGGCCTTGCGCTCAGCTCCTATGGCTTCCTCCGCCTGCTCCGGAATCCCCGCTGGGTGTTCGGGCTGCTGCTGCTGTGTGCCGGCATGGCGATGAACGCCGTCGCCCTCGTGTCGGCGCCGCTCACGGTGGTGCAGCCGATCGGGGCCATTGCCCTGGTCATCACCACGATTGTCAATGCCAAGGATCAAGGGCTGAGCATCAACCGGGCCACCGTGGTGGCCATCTCCGCCTGCGTGACCGGTTCGGCGATGTTCGTGCTGCTGGCGGTGAACGTCACGCAGGAAAACCACCACGTGAGTTTCGACGACGAACTCACCATTGTTCTGCTGCTCGCGCTGGCTGTGGGCCTTTTCGGCACCCTGGCCCTGGTGTTCAAGCACCGGATGAGTGCGTTCATCTACATACTTGGGGCCGGCGTGCTTTTCGGCTTCGTTGCGGTGCTCACGCGCATCATCGGCAAGCACCTGCTCGACCCGAACGGGCTGGCACTGCTCAACGTGCAGTGGTATTCGGTGGTGGCAATCGTCGCCGCGGGTGGGCTGGGTTCATGGTTTGTCCAGTCGGCGTACTCCGGGGGGCCGCCGGACCTTGTCATCGCCGGGCTGACGGTCATCGACCCGATCGTGGGCATCGCCATCGGTATTGCAATCCTTGGCGAGCTCCGGCCCGATGTCCACGCCGTATTGGCAATTGCAATGGGGACGGCCGCTTCCCTTGCTATCGTGGGAGTAATCGCCCTCTCGCGGCACCACCCCGAAGTGACCAAGCGCAAGAAGGACGCGCGCAAGGCCGCGGGACGCGTGCCGTAG
- a CDS encoding DivIVA domain-containing protein — protein MTVDIQRQIPASFDRVQRNEYGYNAKQVDQFLQRARVSFENPHAAAEAIKSADVRAVSFDPVKGGYAAAGVDAALDRLEDAFARRERDDLIAARGEDAWLREIGKLSGLLRGRLHRTDGDRFRRPAGTRGRSYNTVDVDNLCHDLIGYLEHDQPLSVDNVRRAVFRQAKGKDGYEETQVDAFLDRVVELMAAID, from the coding sequence GTGACAGTGGACATTCAACGGCAGATACCTGCGTCATTTGACCGCGTGCAGCGGAACGAATACGGCTACAACGCCAAGCAGGTGGACCAGTTCCTGCAGCGCGCACGGGTATCCTTCGAGAACCCGCATGCTGCCGCCGAGGCCATCAAGAGTGCCGACGTCCGGGCAGTCTCTTTTGATCCGGTCAAAGGCGGCTACGCGGCTGCCGGCGTAGACGCCGCGCTGGACCGTCTCGAGGACGCTTTTGCGCGGCGCGAACGGGACGACCTCATCGCCGCCCGCGGCGAGGACGCGTGGCTCCGCGAGATCGGCAAACTGTCCGGCCTCCTCCGCGGACGGCTCCACCGGACCGACGGCGACCGGTTCCGCCGGCCCGCCGGCACCCGCGGGCGCAGCTACAACACGGTGGACGTGGACAACCTGTGCCACGACCTCATCGGCTACCTCGAGCACGACCAGCCGCTGAGCGTGGACAACGTCCGCCGTGCGGTCTTCCGCCAGGCCAAGGGCAAGGACGGCTACGAGGAAACTCAGGTGGATGCCTTCCTGGACCGTGTGGTTGAGCTCATGGCCGCCATCGACTGA
- a CDS encoding CDP-alcohol phosphatidyltransferase family protein yields the protein MKFINAGARQGQGHVDSDAVFTIPNLLTVLRFMGVPLFIWLVLWQKEYAAATLVLVIMGSTDWVDGYIARRFNQTSRLGRIMDPVADRLALIAVAVTLVIAGVVEWWYLTALVVPDAILLTASLFYFRGHPDLPVSRIGKIRTALLLVGTPLLVLAKLPIPFTEAYFVAAWVFLGLGLLGHWVAAYNYFRAIVRKGRLLAADHGGRG from the coding sequence GTGAAATTCATCAACGCCGGCGCGCGTCAGGGCCAGGGGCACGTAGACAGCGACGCCGTCTTCACCATCCCCAACCTCCTCACTGTCCTCCGGTTCATGGGGGTGCCGCTGTTCATCTGGCTGGTCCTGTGGCAGAAGGAATATGCCGCCGCCACGCTGGTGCTGGTCATCATGGGCAGCACGGACTGGGTGGACGGGTACATCGCCCGCCGGTTCAACCAGACCTCCCGCCTCGGCCGGATCATGGACCCGGTGGCGGATCGCCTGGCCCTCATTGCCGTCGCCGTCACACTGGTCATTGCCGGCGTCGTGGAGTGGTGGTATCTGACCGCGCTGGTGGTCCCGGACGCCATCCTGCTGACCGCTTCGCTCTTCTACTTCCGCGGCCACCCGGACCTGCCCGTCAGCCGGATCGGAAAGATCCGCACGGCACTCCTCCTGGTCGGCACCCCGTTGCTGGTCCTGGCCAAACTGCCGATTCCGTTCACTGAGGCCTACTTCGTGGCGGCGTGGGTCTTCCTTGGATTGGGGCTGCTCGGCCACTGGGTGGCGGCCTACAACTATTTCCGGGCCATCGTCCGTAAGGGCAGACTCCTGGCCGCGGACCACGGCGGACGCGGCTGA